From a single Raphanus sativus cultivar WK10039 chromosome 3, ASM80110v3, whole genome shotgun sequence genomic region:
- the LOC108833630 gene encoding putative F-box/LRR-repeat protein At3g28410, producing MDRSITEGVDCISSMPDVILHHILSFIPIGLAIRSSALSRRWRHVWCETPRLDFRGYHPMASVRDINQTVASYKAPKITSFHFCVHVWVPELVPQINSWIEFAVSRNVEQLFLSFGCRVNHRTYRFPNSFYRSSSLENLRLDFITIPGCTVSWKSLRSLTLDYCLQSLDDVLSGCPVLETLSLGYSGGVHRLDLSKSPTLTILKITRRLYPWENRGSMEIVAPHLRYLDLLNNDEPCTLVDVSSLTKAKFYIHMLSDPYPYHSYDDDVKADFIRLENMLLKMLAQLGNVEQLTFETTFLQIISLAELRGVPFPMLKVQTLTLHTMIAKSVTPGITRLLQSSPH from the exons ATGGATCGTAGTATTACCGAAGGAGTTGATTGCATAAGCTCAATGCCAGACGTGATCCTCCACCATATTCTCTCCTTTATTCCCATTGGTCTGGCGATCAGATCTTCCGCCTTGTCCAGACGATGGAGGCATGTATGGTGCGAGACACCTCGTCTCGACTTTCGTGGCTATCACCCAATGGCAAGTGTTCGCGACATAAACCAAACCGTAGCCTCCTACAAGGCTCCGAAAATCACGAGTTTCCATTTTTGTGTGCACGTCTGGGTCCCCGAACTTGTGCCCCAGATTAATAGCTGGATAGAGTTCGCTGTGTCCCGTAACGTGGAGCAGCTGTTTCTGTCCTTCGGTTGTCGTGTTAATCACCGGACTTATCGTTTCCCTAATTCCTTCTACCGTAGTTCCTCCTTAGAGAACCTGCGCCTCGATTTTATTACTATCCCCGGATGCACAGTTTCTTGGAAATCTCTGAGGTCATTGACGTTGGATTATTGTTTACAGTCTCTTGATGATGTTCTCTCTGGCTGTCCAGTTCTTGAAACCTTGTCTCTTGGTTACTCTGGTGGAGTTCATAGGCTTGACTTGAGTAAGTCACCTACTCTGACAATATTGAAAATCACTCGCAGGCTGTACCCCTGGGAGAATCGAGGTTCAATGGAGATTGTAGCTCCGCACCTCCGTTATTTGGATTTGTTAAATAATGATGAACCATGTACTTTAGTTGATGTCTCCTCTTTGACCAAAGCCAAATTTTACATTCACATGTTGTCAGACCCATACCCATACCATTCTTATGATGATGATGTGAAGGCTGATTTTATTCGACTTGAGAACATGCTATTAAAGATGCTAGCACAACTTGGAAATGTTGAGCAGCTTACTTTTGAAACAACCTTTCTTcag ATTATATCTCTCGCCGAACTACGTGGTGTTCCTTTCCCAATGCTCAAGGTTCAAACTTTGACACTTCATACCATGATTGCAAAATCTGTTACTCCTGGTATAACCAGGTTACTACAAAGTTCACCGCACTAA
- the LOC108847763 gene encoding uncharacterized protein LOC108847763: MPLLKKKSHKLLEPPNGLEPRDAVYQVRLTKEIFRDYQLYLKRINLYRQRVWTCKSTGKTSLTYEEALESEKLASKKVQTLPGVLVAPALRLIQFSTLSLKDLADKIANELQNCLFSGAELYVNRAGELHPCRILEIVTDGDGEPRYKVGFLDKDKEINEKAVLSREDLSWKKFPFSRNFLKSFIRESTCRSIPWVVNEYLAKAHGITRKIPKELQDKYVFQNGELVRQKKQEDKTGRENGKRKRAENERHVEEETDRDVKESEKESINYPIEDLLLPPDRDGADITKRPRLSRDFNVSMDCAGDLLMVWDFCFSFGRQLHLWRFSLEDFENAVCHKESNLVLIMEVHACLFRFLINEDGDNFKALKRRSRKSKITLITWTEYLCDFLESVDTPDLCSDTGTIKRGHYGLLEPSVKLKILRELVNHIAEAIAFKGEVDKLVEQRHTLGSARREEALAEARKKREEKERSKTGEESDGVLDNSPQVTESSEDSKKKESSAGAIKMENGSVSSKRNEISEKRLIGNVYLRKHKRQMMDTKITSKEEEEEEVKGIWGKKQSGKSSSEDEKGTLERRGPEQRRQYYEREMEKIVIRTNPLGKDRNYNRYWWFRSSGRIFVEDSDCKEWGYYSSKEELDALMGSLNRKGERELSLHMQLEKVYDRICSTLQKRTKDIAEDIEMEEAVVRRSTRVRALLHENPATAFLRYVNKWKEESA, from the exons ATGCCTCTACTGAAAAAGAAGTCACATAAACTACTGGAGCCCCCAAACGGCTTGGAGCCACGAGACGCTGTTTATCAAGTTCGTCTCACAAAGGAGATTTTCCGAGATTATCA ATTGTACTTGAAGAGGATAAATCTGTATCGCCAGCGAGTTTGGACATGTAAATCTACTGGTAAAACTAGCTTGACCTACGAGGAGGCCTTAGAGTCTGAAAAATTGGCGAGCAAGAAGGTTCAAACTCTGCCTGGAGTGCTAGTTGCACCTGCTTTACGTCTCATCCAGTTCA GTACACTCTCATTGAAAGATCTTGCTGACAAAATAGCGAACGAGCTGCAAAATTGCCTTTTCTCTGGTGCAGAGTTGTATGTGAACAGGGCTGGCGAATTGCATCCATGCAGAATCTTGGAGATAGTAACAGATGGGGATGGTGAACCTCGGTATAAGGTCGGCTTCCTTGACAAAGACAAGGAAATAAATGAGAAGGCAGTGCTATCTAGGGAGGATCTATCATGGAAGAAGTTTCCATTTAGTAGAAATTTTCTGAAGTCTTTCATTCGGGAGTCCACATGCCGCAGCATACCTTGGGTAGTTAATGAATATCTGGCTAAAGCACATGGCATCACTAGAAAGATTCCCAAGGAACTCCAGGACAAATATGTCTTTCAGAATGGAGAACTGGTTCGGCAAAAGAAGCAG GAAGATAAAACCGGAAGGGAAAAcggaaaaagaaagagagcagAGAATGAGAGACATGTTGAAGAGGAGACAGATAGAG atgTTAAGGAGTCTGAGAAAGAGTCTATCAACTATCCAATTGAAGATTTACTGTTGCCACCTGATCGTGATGGTGCTGATATCACTAAGCGTCCTCGGCTTTCACGGGATTTTAATGTTTCTATGGATTGTGCTGGGGATCTTCTTATGGTCTGGGACTTTTGTTTCTCGTTTGGTCGGCAGCTGCATCTATGGCGATTTTCTCTTGAAGACTTTGAAAATGCTGTCTGCCACAAGGAGAGTAATCTGGTTCTTATTATGGAAGTGCATGCCTGTCTTTTCCgatttctcatcaatgaagaCGGTGATAATTTCAAAGCTTTAAAGAGAAGGAGTCGCAAGTCAAAG ATAACATTGATCACATGGACAGAGTATCTATGTGACTTCTTGGAATCAGTTGACACTCCTGATTTGTGCTCTGACACTGGAACAATAAAACGGGGACACTACGGTCTGTTGGAACCCAGTGTAAAACTGAAAATCCTAAGGGAATTAGTGAACCATATAGCTGAAGCAATTGCGTTCAAGGGGGAAGTAGACAAGCTTGTTGAACAACGGCATACCCTTGGATCTGCTAGAAGAGAAGAAGCATTGGCGGAAGCCCGAAAGAAAAGAGAGGAGAAAGAACGCTCCAAAACTGGCGAGGAATCTGATGGAGTTTTGGATAATAGCCCACAAGTAACAGAAAGCAGTGAAGAcagcaaaaagaaagagagcagTGCGGGGGCAATCAAGATGGAGAATGGGTCTGTTTCTTCGAAAAGAAATGAAATATCAGAGAAAAG GCTTATAGGGAATGTCTATCTGAGAAAGCACAAAAGGCAGATGATGGATACAAAAATCACatcaaaggaagaagaagaagaggaggtgaAAGGAATTTGGGGGAAGAAGCAGAGTGGAAAATCTTCAAGTGAAGATGAGAAGGGAACATTGGAAAGGAGGGGCCCTGAACAGAGG AGGCAATATTATGAACGAGAGATGGAGAAAATAGTCATACGTACAAACCCCTTAGGTAAAGATCGAAACTACAACAGGTACTGGTGGTTCCGAAGCAGTGGGAGGATATTTGTTGAAGATTCTGATTGCAAAGAATGGGGATATTATTCCTCCAAGGAAGAG CTCGATGCATTGATGGGATCACTAAACCGTAAAGGAGAGAGGGAACTGTCATTACATATGCAGCTTGAGAAAGTCTATGACAGAATATG CTCTACACTACAAAAGAGGACGAAGGACATAGCTGAGGACATAGAAATGGAAGAAGCAGTGGTAAGGAGATCTACCCGTGTAAGAGCTCTACTTCATGAAAATCCAGCTACTGCCTTCTTGAGATATGTTAACAAGTGGAAAGAGGAGTCAGCGTAG
- the LOC108833632 gene encoding transcription elongation factor SPT4 homolog 1-like: MGEVAAQIPTSFGHELRACLRCRLVKTYDQFRDSGCENCPFFKIDEDPERIVDVTTPNFNGTISMMDPRRSWAARWLRIGKFAPGCYALAVSETLSEDMQSLCQEVRVQYIPPKRI, translated from the exons ATGGGAGAAGTGGCTGCTCAGATTCCGACGAGTTTCGGCCACGAGCTCAGGGCTTGTCTTCGTTGCCGCCTCGTGAAGACCTACGATCAG TTTAGGGATTCTGGGTGCGAGAATTGTCCTTTCTTCAAAATAGACGAGGACCCTGAGCGTATCGTTGATGTTACCACCCCTAATTTCAACGG tacAATCTCTATGATGGATCCACGCAGAAGTTGGGCTGCGAGATGGTTAAGAATTG GTAAATTCGCTCCTGGTTGCTACGCTCTTGCTGTCTCTGAGACACTCTCAGAGGATATGCag TCACTATGCCAAGAAGTGCGAGTGCAGTACATTCCGCCAAAACGCATTTGA
- the LOC108833631 gene encoding topless-related protein 1, producing MASLEKDLMFLILQFLGEKKHTETVHRLESESGCYFNMRYFEELATQGKWDEMEKYLSGFTKIEDNLESTQIFFQIRKHKYLEALDKRDHAKALDILRKDLKVFELDLFKEMSLLLTMDDFRANPILSTYGDTTSARGHLFRELEKLIEANPLLRDKLQFPVLAASRLRTLIDQSLNWQHHLCKNPMPNPDIATLFVDHTCDQPIAEQASSPAITHFMGGVPNITGFPPMSPHVVPGSANAGITTADQATSLAARKKNGVLTLADGKSRTSNVSSEGPTPWKVTEITEPSQCYSLRLPDNVTDTKVSRLIYTNSGSGVLALASNAEHKLWKWQKSDDNLTGKATANAHPVLRKPKSGITMINETSDKNPEEAIPCLALSKKDAFVVSASGGKISVFNMTTFKTEKTYMPPPPAATFLALLPSDSNIVGVGFEDSSIQIYNLKTSEVIHILKGHGNRITGLAFSLALGILVSSSADSQVCIWSIAGWEKRNSMYMDTPRGRSRPAVSDVRVQFNQNQNHLLVVNEEQIAIYDAQKLDWLNTWFPRKATGRRITSGTYSADSQSIFVSFEDGTVSVLAALNLRLRCRINPTAYMPLNPSFVRVLVIAAHPSESDQFAVGLSNGHVYVVEPSESEGTWGTSPPGST from the exons ATGGCTAGTCTCGAGAAGGATCTTATGTTCTTGATTCTTCAATTTCTCGGTGAAAAGAAGCACACGGAAACTGTTCACAG ATTGGAATCGGAGTCTGGTTGTTACTTCAACATGCGTTACTTTGAGGAACTTGCGACTCAAGGCAAGTGGGACGAAATGGAGAAGTATCTTTCTGGATTCACCAAGATCGAGGATAACCTAGAGTCCACGCAGATCTTCTTTCAAATCCGAAAGCATAAGTATCTCGAAGCGTTAGATAA GCGTGATCATGCTAAAGCCTTGGACATATTACGCAAGGATCTGAAGGTGTTTGAATTAGATCTCTTCAAGGAAATGTCACTGCTTTTGACAATGGATGACTTTAG AGCCAATCCGATACTCTCCACGTACGGGGATACAACGTCGGCAAGGGGTCATCTGTTCCGTGAATTAGAGAAACTGATAGAGGCTAATCCACTTCTCCGCGACAAACTTCAGTTTCCTGTTTTGGCGGCTTCAAGGCTGCGTACTCTAATCGACCAAAG TTTAAACTGGCAGCATCATCTATGTAAGAATCCTATGCCAAATCCTGACATCGCAACTCTGTTTGTGGACCATACTTGCGACCAACCGATTGCTGAGCAAGCTTCATCCCCTGCTATAACTCATTTCATGGGTGGTGTTCCCAATATTACAGGGTTTCCCCCGATGTCACCTCATGTT GTTCCTGGAAGTGCAAATGCAGGAATAACTACGGCAGATCAAGCTACCTCTTTGGCAGCTAGGAAG AAAAACGGAGTGCTAACTCTGGCTGATGGGAAGTCCAGAACCTCTAATGTTTCAAGTGAAGGACCTACACCCTGGAAAGTTACAGAGATTACAGAGCCATCTCAGTGCTACTCCTTGAGGCTCCCCGACAACGTGACAGACACGAAG GTTTCCAGATTAATCTACACAAATTCTGGATCTGGAGTATTAGCCTTGGCATCTAATGCAGAGCACAAGTTGTGGAAATGGCAGAAAAGCGATGATAATTTGACTGGAAAG GCAACGGCTAATGCACATCCAGTATTACGGAAACCTAAAAGTGGGATAACGATGATTAATGAGACAAGTGATAAAAACCCGGAAGAGGCTATTCCATGTCTTGCACTCTCAAAGAAAGACGCATTTGTTGTGTCAGCTTCAGGGGGGAAAATCTCTGTGTTCAACATGACGACCTTCAAG ACTGAAAAGACATACATGCCTCCACCGCCTGCAGCAACTTTCCTTGCGCTTCTTCCTTCAGACAGTAATATCGTTGGCGTTGGCTTCGAGGATTCATCTATCCAAATCTACAATCTTAAAACTAGCGAG GTGATACACATATTAAAGGGTCATGGGAACAGAATAACAGGGCTTGCTTTCTCACTGGCTCTGGGCATTCTAGTTTCTTCGAGTGCTGATTCACAG GTGTGCATTTGGAGCATAGCTGGATGGGAGAAGCGAAATAGTATGTATATGGATACTCCAAGGGGAAGATCAAGGCCGGCTGTTTCAGATGTCCGAGTGCAGTTCAATCAAAATCAGAATCATCTGTTGGTGGTCAATGAAGAGCAGATAGCCATTTACGATGCCCAAAAACTGGATTGGTTGAACACg TGGTTCCCACGCAAAGCGACTGGTCGAAGAATCACATCAGGTACATATTCAGCTGATAGCCAGTCAATCTTCGTGAGCTTTGAAGACGGTACTGTCAGTGTCCTCGCTGCGTTGAATCTCAGACTGAGATGTCGGATTAATCCAACAGCTTACATGCCTTTGAACCCAAG CTTCGTAAGAGTACTGGTGATCGCAGCACATCCATCGGAGAGTGACCAGTTTGCAGTAGGGCTCAGTAATGGCCATGTCTATGTGGTTGAACCATCGGAATCAGAAGGAACATGGGGAACCTCGCCTCCAGGCTCCACCTGA
- the LOC108839049 gene encoding uncharacterized protein LOC108839049 encodes MGKASVILYITVGILVLFLVSYSPKNKTDHDHHHHHHHGHNQHHRLKLRSSFNFKPTRHDPIPFDPLVADIERRREDKEWERQHIEHSHAELATHHDPAPGHESQPEWEDFMDAEDYLNDEEKFNVTDRLISLFPKLDVSPTDGFVTESELTEWNMQSSAKEVMHRTQRDMDVHDRNKDGFISFSEYEPPSWVRNAGNDSFGYNMGWWKEEHFNASDANGDGLLNLTEFNDFLHPADTKNPNLLLWLCKEEVRERDSDKDGKVGFEEFYHGLFDTVRNYEEDNHNATHPYHDLPEGPAKQLFSQLDKDGDGYLSDVELLPVISKIHPTEHYYAKQQADYIISQADSDKDGRLTLAEMIEHPYVFYSAIFNEDDSDDDYGFHDEFR; translated from the exons aTGGGCAAAGCTTCGGTGATACTATACATCACTGTAGGGATCCTCGTCCTCTTCCTTGTCTCCTACTCCCCTAAGAACAAGACCGACCAcgatcaccaccaccaccaccaccacggtCACAACCAGCACCACCGCCTCAAACTCCGATCTTCTTTCAACTTCAAACCCACTCGCCACGATCCGATCCCCTTCGACCCCCTCGTCGCCGACATCGAGCGCCGCCGCGAGGATAAGGAGTGGGAGAGGCAGCACATTGAGCACTCTCACGCCGAGCTAGCTACTCATCACGATCCTGCGCCTGGTCACGAGTCTCAGCCTGAGTGGGAGGACTTTATGGATGCTGAGGATTACTTGAATGATGAGGAGAAGTTCAATGTCACTGATAG GTTGATATCTTTGTTTCCGAAGCTTGATGTATCTCCTACGGATGGGTTTGTGACTGAGAGTGAATTGACCGAGTGGAATATGCAGTCTTCTGCTAAGGAGGTTATGCATAGGACTCAGAGAGATATGGATGTTCACGACAGGAACAAGGATGGTTTTATTTCTTTCTCTGAGTATGAACCTCCCTCTTGGGTCCGCAACGCAG gtAATGATTCATTTGGCTATAACATGGGTTGGTGGAAGGAAGAGCATTTTAATGCATCTGATGCAAATGGTGATGGTCTACTGAACTTAACAGAGTTCAACGA CTTTCTTCATCCTGCTGATACCAAGAACCCTAATCTGCTGCTATGGTTGTGCAAGGAGGAAGTAAG AGAAAGAGATTCAGATAAAGATGGTAAGGTCGGTTTCGAAGAGTTTTACCACGGCCTCTTTGACACTGTGAGAAACTACGAAGAAGATAATCACAACGCTACGCATCCTTATCACGACTTGCCTGAAGGCCCTGCAAAGCAGTTGTTTTCTCAGCTTGACAAAGACGGTGACGG GTACTTATCAGACGTTGAATTGCTTCCCGTTATCAGTAAAATCCATCCTACCGAGCATTATTACGCAAAACAACAAGCTGATTATATTATATCACAG GCGGATTCGGACAAAGATGGACGTCTGACTTTGGCAGAGATGATTGAGCATCCATACGTCTTCTACAGCGCCATTTTCAACGAAGATGACTCTGATGATGACTATGGCTTCCACGATGAGTTTCGTTAG
- the LOC108833633 gene encoding pyruvate kinase, cytosolic isozyme yields the protein MSNIDIEGILKELPNDGRIPKTKIVCTLGPASRTVPMIEKLLRAGMNVARFNFSHGSHEYHQGTLDNLRTAMQNTGILAAVMLDTKGPEIRTGFLKDGNPIQLKEGQEITITTDYDILGDETTISMSYKKLPLDVKPGNTILCADGSISLAVLSCDPESGTVRCRCENTAMLGERKNVNLPGVVVDLPTLTEKDIEDIMGWGVPNSIDMIALSFVRKGSDLVNVRRVLGSHAKSIMLMSKVENQEGVVNFDEILRETDAFMVARGDLGMEIPIEKIFLAQKLMIYKCNLAGKPVVTATQMLESMIKSPRPTRAEATDVANAVLDGTDCVMLSGESAAGAYPEIAVKVMAKICIEAESSLDYNTIFKERIRATPVPMSPLESLASSAVRAANKSHAKLIIVLTRGGSTAKLVAKYRPAVPILSVAVPTMTTDSFDWSCSDESPARHSLIYRGLIPMLAEGSAKATDIESTEVIIEAALKSAVQRGLCNHGDAVVALHRIGVASVIKICVVK from the exons ATGTCGAACATAGATATTGAAGGGATACTGAAGGAGCTACCAAACGATGGGAGGATCCCAAAGACCAAGATCGTTTGCACTCTAGGACCAGCTTCTCGCACTGTCCCCATGATCGAAAAGCTTCTCAGAGCCGGTATGAACGTCGCTCGATTCAACTTCTCACATGGCAGCCACGAATATCACCAAGGCACACTCGACAACCTCCGCACCGCTATGCAAAACACAGGCATTCTCGCTGCTGTCATGCTTGACACAAAG GGGCCTGAGATTCGTACTGGTTTCTTGAAAGATGGGAACCCTATACAGCTCAAGGAAGGTCAGGAGATTACTATCACCACTGACTATGACATCCTAGGAGATGAGACGACTATCTCCATGAGCTACAAGAAGCTTCCCTTGGATGTGAAGCCAGGAAACACCATCCTCTGTGCAGATGGAAGCATAAGTCTAGCTGTCCTGTCATGTGACCCCGAGTCTGGAACTGTCAGGTGCCGGTGTGAAAACACGGCGATGCTTGGCGAGAGAAAGAACGTGAATCTCCCTGGTGTTGTTGTTGATCTTCCCACTCTGACTGAGAAGGACATTGAAGATATCATGGGTTGGGGTGTTCCAAACAGCATCGATATGATTGCGCTTTCCTTTGTCCGTAAAGGCTCAGATCTTGTTAATGTCCGGAGGGTTCTTGGTTCTCATGCTAAAAGCATTATGTTGATGTCAAAG GTTGAGAATCAGGAAGGAGTGGTTAACTTTGATGAGATACTGCGTGAAACAGATGCGTTCATGGTTGCTCGTGGTGATCTCGGGATGGAGATTCCCATAGAGAAGATCTTCCTGGCTCAAAAGCTGATGATCTACAAGTGCAACCTTGCAGGCAAACCAGTGGTCACAGCCACTCAGATGCTTGAGTCGATGATCAAATCACCAAGGCCAACACGTGCCGAAGCCACTGACGTTGCAAACGCCGTCCTCGACGGCACAGACTGCGTGATGCTCAGCGGAGAGAGTGCAGCAGGTGCTTATCCTGAGATAGCCGTGAAAGTCATGGCTAAGATCTGCATCGAAGCAGAGAGCTCGCTGGACTACAACACGATCTTCAAAGAGAGGATCAGAGCAACTCCGGTTCCAATGAGCCCGTTGGAGAGTCTTGCATCGTCAGCTGTGAGGGCTGCAAACAAGTCTCATGCGAAGCTCATCATTGTACTGACTCGTGGAGGGTCGACAGCTAAGCTTGTGGCTAAATACAGACCGGCTGTTCCGATTCTGTCGGTGGCTGTCCCAACTATGACTACTGATTCCTTTGACTGGAGTTGTAGTGACGAGTCGCCTGCAAGGCACAGTTTGATATACAGAGGTTTGATCCCTATGCTGGCTGAAGGATCAGCAAAGGCGACGGATATAGAGTCCACTGAGGTTATCATTGAAGCCGCTTTGAAGTCAGCTGTGCAGAGAGGACTGTGCAACCATGGTGATGCAGTCGTGGCGCTGCACCGTATTGGAGTCGCCTCGGTTATTAAGATCTGTGTGGTGAagtaa
- the LOC108847764 gene encoding serine/threonine-protein kinase SRK2G, protein MDKYEVVKDLGTGNFGVARLLKHKETNELVAMKYIERGRKIDENVAREIINHRSLKHPNIIRFKEVILTPTHLAIVMEYAAGGELFDRICTSGRFSEAEAKYFFQQLICGVDYCHSLQICHRDLKLENTLLDGSPAPLLKICDFGYSKSSILHSRPKSTVGTPAYIAPEVLSRREYDGKHADVWSCGVTLYVMLVGAYPFEDPNDPKNFRKTIQRIMATQYKIPDYVHLSQECKHLLSRIFVTNPAKRITLKEIKNHPWYTKNLPKELVESAQAVYYKRDNTSYSLQSIEDIMKIVGEARNLPSSSSVSKSLGSGAEDEEEEDVEEEDEYEKHVKEAHSSCQEPDKAQEERK, encoded by the exons ATGGACAAGTATGAGGTTGTGAAGGATCTAGGAACTGGAAACTTCGGTGTGGCTCGTCTTCTGAAGCACAAGGAGACCAATGAGCTCGTTGCCATGAAATACATCGAGAGAGGCCGAAAG ATAGATGAGAACGTGGCTAGAGAGATTATCAATCACAGATCACTTAAGCATCCTAATATCATCCGCTTCAAGGAg GTGATTCTGACACCTACTCATCTTGCTATCGTGATGGAGTATGCTGCTGGAGGAGAGCTCTTTGATCGAATCTGCACTTCTGGTAGATTCAGTGAAGCTGag GCTAAGTACTTCTTTCAACAGCTGATTTGTGGCGTCGACTACTGCCACTCCTTG CAAATATGCCACAGAGATCTGAAGCTTGAAAACACACTGCTTGATGGGAGCCCTGCTCCGCTTTTGAAAATCTGTGACTTTGGTTACTCCAAG TCATCTATACTACACTCTAGGCCTAAATCAACCGTTGGAACTCCAGCATACATTGCACCTGAAGTTCTTTCCCGGAGAGAATATGATGGCAAG cacGCTGATGTGTGGTCATGTGGAGTAACCCTATATGTGATGCTGGTTGGAGCTTACCCATTTGAGGATCCTAATGATCCAAAGAACTTCAGGAAAACAATCCAA CGTATAATGGCTACACAATACAAGATCCCGGACTACGTTCACTTATCTCAGGAATGCAAACACCTTCTCTCTCGCATATTCGTCACTAACCCCGCTAAG AGAATCACGCTTAAGGAGATCAAGAATCATCCATGGTACACGAAGAATTTGCCAAAGGAGCTGGTAGAGTCGGCTCAAGCGGTGTATTACAAGAGAGACAACACGAGCTATTCTCTTCAGAGCATAGAGGACATAATGAAGATAGTTGGAGAAGCTAGGAATCTACCTTCATCTTCTAGTGTTAGCAAAAGCTTGGGATCAGGGGctgaagatgaagaggaagaggacgttgaagaagaagatgaatacGAGAAGCATGTCAAAGAGGCACATTCTTCTTGTCAAGAGCCTGATAAAGctcaagaagaaagaaaatga